A genome region from bacterium includes the following:
- a CDS encoding anion transporter, whose translation MQTMVGYGVAVPLELIRAAIFFAAYVLISFQRLPGVPMNRPAASLLGAVAMVAIGRLPLAEAYAAIDMDVIVFLLGLMIVVGYLEEARFFEWVAQRIVERATTPRTLLAAVVLISGVLSALFVNDTVCLVLTPLLLEVLRPLGVRPVPYLIALATASNSGSVLTLTGNPQNMLIGLRGGFTFADFFLAMLPVGAGALLLNYAVLAWLYRRELDRPFATPVQGPPVTMDWPLARSGLAIFALALVGWLAGLSLPLVAVSAGALMIAVARRDPAPALARIEWPLLLFFAALFVLMRGLETTGVVDAITAAAAPRLEGNGLERAAAVSGIMLVLSNLVSNVPAVLLWAPVVPSLPDARELWLVLAMSATFAGNLILIGSMANLIVAERAAARGVRLGFMEYARVGVPLALLSTLWGALVLSR comes from the coding sequence ATGCAAACCATGGTCGGATACGGGGTGGCGGTGCCCCTCGAGCTGATCCGCGCGGCGATCTTCTTCGCCGCCTACGTCCTGATCTCGTTCCAGCGCCTGCCCGGCGTGCCGATGAACCGGCCGGCGGCGTCGCTGCTCGGCGCCGTCGCCATGGTCGCCATCGGCCGCCTGCCCCTCGCCGAGGCCTACGCGGCCATCGACATGGACGTCATCGTCTTCCTCCTCGGACTCATGATCGTGGTGGGCTACCTCGAGGAGGCGCGCTTCTTCGAGTGGGTCGCGCAGCGCATCGTCGAGCGGGCGACGACGCCCCGCACGCTCCTCGCCGCCGTCGTCCTCATCTCCGGGGTGCTGTCCGCGCTCTTCGTCAACGACACGGTCTGCCTGGTGCTCACGCCGCTGCTGCTCGAAGTGCTGCGCCCGCTCGGTGTGCGGCCCGTGCCGTACCTGATCGCCCTGGCCACCGCCTCCAACTCGGGGTCGGTGCTGACGCTGACCGGGAACCCGCAGAACATGCTGATCGGGCTCCGCGGCGGCTTCACCTTCGCCGACTTCTTCCTCGCCATGCTGCCCGTGGGCGCCGGCGCGCTGCTCCTCAACTACGCGGTCCTCGCCTGGCTGTACCGCCGCGAGCTCGATCGCCCCTTCGCCACGCCGGTGCAGGGCCCGCCGGTCACCATGGACTGGCCGCTGGCGCGGAGCGGGCTGGCGATCTTCGCCCTCGCGCTCGTGGGCTGGCTGGCGGGGCTCTCCCTGCCGCTCGTCGCCGTCTCCGCCGGGGCGCTGATGATCGCCGTGGCGCGCCGCGACCCCGCGCCCGCCCTGGCCCGCATCGAGTGGCCCCTGCTCCTGTTCTTCGCCGCGCTGTTCGTACTCATGCGCGGCCTCGAGACCACGGGCGTGGTGGACGCGATCACGGCCGCCGCCGCGCCGCGCCTGGAAGGCAACGGCCTCGAGCGCGCGGCCGCCGTGAGCGGCATCATGCTGGTGCTCTCGAACCTGGTGTCCAACGTGCCCGCCGTGCTGCTGTGGGCGCCCGTCGTGCCCTCGCTGCCGGACGCACGCGAGCTGTGGCTGGTGCTCGCGATGAGCGCCACGTTCGCAGGCAACCTCATCCTGATCGGATCCATGGCGAACCTGATCGTCGCCGAGCGCGCCGCCGCGCGCGGCGTGCGGCTCGGCTTCATGGAATATGCGCGGGTCGGCGTCCCCCTCGCGCTGCTGTCCACACTGTGGGGCGCGCTGGTGTTGTCCCGATGA
- a CDS encoding uridine kinase gives MSDAVRQPLVVGIAGGSGSGKTTVVAEIVRAIGADRVTVLHQDSYYRDNSHLPPEERARLNYDHPDAFDTPLLVRHLEALRRGEAVECPVYDFTTHSRRPETEHKPARAVIVVEGILILYEPELRRLMDIRIFVDADADVRLIRRLQRDVAERGRTVESVIRQYVATVRPMHLEFVQPSMRYADVIIPEGGYNRVAVEMVVARIKAAVG, from the coding sequence ATGAGCGACGCCGTGCGACAGCCGCTGGTCGTGGGGATCGCGGGCGGCAGCGGCTCGGGCAAGACGACCGTCGTCGCGGAGATCGTACGGGCCATCGGCGCGGACCGCGTGACCGTGCTGCACCAGGACTCGTACTACAGGGACAACTCCCACCTCCCGCCAGAGGAGCGCGCGCGCCTGAACTACGACCACCCGGACGCGTTCGACACGCCGCTCCTGGTCCGGCACCTCGAGGCGCTGCGCCGCGGCGAGGCGGTGGAGTGCCCCGTCTACGACTTCACCACCCACTCTCGCCGCCCGGAAACGGAGCACAAGCCGGCGCGCGCGGTGATCGTCGTCGAAGGGATCTTGATCCTCTACGAGCCCGAGCTCCGGCGGCTCATGGACATCCGCATCTTCGTAGACGCGGATGCGGATGTGCGGCTGATCCGCCGCCTCCAGCGGGACGTGGCCGAGCGCGGCCGCACCGTCGAATCCGTGATCCGGCAATACGTCGCCACCGTGCGGCCGATGCACCTCGAGTTCGTGCAGCCCAGCATGCGCTACGCGGACGTGATCATCCCGGAGGGCGGCTACAACCGCGTGGCGGTCGAGATGGTCGTGGCGAGGATCAAGGCAGCGGTGGGGTGA
- a CDS encoding sodium:solute symporter, protein MHVVNWVIVIAYLVYVIHDGVRRAKGTHEIEGYFLANRSLPWWAVGLSVMATQLSAITLVGTTGQGASDGMRFIQFYFGLPVAMLILGVTLVPLLHRAGVFTAYEFLERRFDSRTRTFTSALFLLSRGMSCGVIISAPAVILSVILGLKLPVAVAIIGLPTVLYTMIGGVQAVTWVDVKQMVVIVGGLVALLAALLLGLPDGVRVDDALHVAGAAGRLRTFDFDFSLTETYTFWSGLIGGLFLMMAYFGTDQSQVQRYLTAKSVDEARGSLLMSAYWKIPLQALVLMVGVMVFVYYLFTQPPLLFNAEQEARVRENAPAEYAALQERYAQAFEQRRAAAHALAAARNAGDEAAARRLAEEFRAREQEVNAVRNDALALAARVTGENPRDVNYIIPAFVMNELPIGLPGIFIAAVLAAAMSSIAAELNSLSTATIIDFYRRFVKPQATDSHYLLVSKLATGFWGLFACFVAVFAASLGSLIEVVNRFGSFFYGSILGVFLLALYRRATARGAFYGLIAGMSAVAAVTFLAPQVSFLWHNVIGAGTVLIVGVVLSWVAGGRPATVAAEGVAAEG, encoded by the coding sequence ATGCACGTCGTCAACTGGGTCATCGTCATCGCCTACCTCGTCTATGTCATCCACGACGGCGTCCGGCGAGCGAAGGGCACGCACGAGATCGAGGGCTACTTCCTCGCCAACCGCAGCCTTCCGTGGTGGGCGGTGGGCCTCTCCGTCATGGCGACGCAGCTCAGCGCCATCACCCTCGTGGGCACGACGGGCCAGGGCGCATCCGACGGCATGCGCTTCATCCAGTTCTATTTCGGACTGCCCGTCGCGATGCTGATCCTCGGCGTCACGCTCGTGCCGCTGCTCCACCGCGCCGGCGTCTTCACCGCGTACGAGTTCCTCGAGCGGCGCTTCGACTCGCGCACCCGCACCTTCACCAGCGCGCTGTTCCTGCTCTCGCGCGGCATGTCCTGCGGCGTGATCATCTCCGCCCCCGCGGTCATCCTCTCGGTGATCCTCGGGCTGAAGCTGCCCGTGGCGGTCGCGATCATCGGGCTGCCCACCGTGCTCTACACGATGATCGGCGGCGTGCAGGCCGTGACGTGGGTGGACGTGAAGCAGATGGTCGTGATCGTCGGCGGGCTCGTCGCGCTGCTCGCGGCGCTGCTGCTCGGTCTGCCGGACGGCGTGCGCGTCGACGACGCGCTGCACGTCGCCGGCGCGGCCGGCCGGCTCCGCACCTTCGACTTCGACTTCTCGCTGACCGAGACGTACACGTTCTGGTCCGGCCTGATCGGCGGGCTGTTCCTCATGATGGCCTACTTCGGCACGGACCAGAGCCAGGTGCAGCGCTACCTGACCGCGAAGTCCGTGGACGAGGCGCGGGGCTCGCTGCTCATGAGCGCCTACTGGAAGATCCCGCTCCAGGCGCTGGTGCTCATGGTCGGCGTGATGGTGTTCGTCTACTACCTGTTCACCCAGCCGCCCCTGCTCTTCAACGCCGAGCAGGAAGCACGCGTGCGCGAGAACGCTCCCGCGGAGTACGCTGCGCTCCAGGAGCGCTACGCCCAGGCGTTCGAGCAGCGCCGCGCCGCCGCCCACGCCCTCGCCGCAGCCCGCAACGCGGGCGACGAGGCCGCCGCCCGGCGGCTCGCCGAGGAGTTCCGAGCTCGGGAGCAGGAGGTCAACGCCGTCCGCAACGACGCACTCGCGTTGGCCGCGCGGGTGACCGGCGAGAACCCGCGGGACGTGAACTACATCATCCCGGCGTTCGTGATGAACGAGCTGCCGATCGGCCTGCCCGGCATCTTCATCGCCGCGGTGCTGGCCGCCGCGATGTCGTCCATCGCCGCGGAGCTCAACTCGCTCTCCACCGCGACCATCATCGATTTCTACCGCCGCTTCGTGAAGCCCCAGGCCACGGACAGCCACTACCTCCTGGTCTCCAAGCTCGCCACCGGGTTCTGGGGCCTGTTCGCCTGCTTCGTGGCGGTGTTCGCCGCCTCGCTCGGCTCGCTCATCGAGGTGGTCAACCGCTTCGGCTCGTTCTTCTACGGCTCCATCCTCGGCGTCTTCCTGCTCGCCCTCTACCGCCGCGCCACGGCCCGCGGGGCGTTCTACGGGCTCATCGCCGGGATGAGCGCCGTCGCCGCCGTCACGTTCCTCGCCCCCCAGGTCTCCTTCCTCTGGCACAACGTGATCGGCGCCGGGACGGTGCTCATCGTGGGCGTGGTGCTGAGCTGGGTCGCGGGGGGGAGGCCGGCGACGGTTGCGGCGGAGGGCGTGGCGGCGGAGGGGTGA
- a CDS encoding peptidylprolyl isomerase: MTQRAKDGDHVAVHYTGRLEDGTVFDSSRGGAPIEFELGSGTVIPGFDNAVRGMAVGEHREIRIAPEDAYGPRREELRVPVPRDQFPPDVDPQVGQVLAVQVAPGQDALATITAVDEETVTLDLNHPLAGETLVFDIELMDIR, translated from the coding sequence ATGACGCAGCGGGCGAAGGACGGCGACCACGTCGCCGTGCACTACACCGGCAGGCTCGAGGACGGGACCGTGTTCGACAGCTCCCGGGGCGGGGCGCCGATCGAGTTCGAGCTGGGCAGCGGCACGGTGATCCCCGGCTTCGACAACGCCGTCCGTGGCATGGCGGTGGGCGAGCACCGCGAGATCCGGATCGCGCCGGAGGACGCGTACGGCCCCCGACGCGAAGAGCTGCGGGTGCCGGTGCCGAGGGACCAGTTCCCCCCGGACGTGGACCCGCAGGTCGGCCAAGTGTTGGCCGTGCAGGTCGCGCCGGGGCAGGACGCGCTGGCCACCATCACGGCCGTGGATGAGGAGACGGTCACGCTGGACCTGAACCATCCGCTCGCGGGCGAGACGCTGGTCTTCGACATCGAGCTGATGGACATCCGCTGA